The following are from one region of the Halomonas qaidamensis genome:
- the alr gene encoding alanine racemase, with protein sequence MKYPLTLLAAAVAATITSTSYAAPLLSDQALLVDSPEHLSANAWVEISQSAFEGNVRGVQELLGEEADLCAIMKADAYGHGIANLMPSVIALGIPCIGVASNEEARVVRASGFDGRLMRVRSATPEEVRGAFDYSMEELFGDITAARQASSDAAEAGVTLRYHLGLNAGGMGRNGMALDSEAGRQEALELQDLASLELVGIMTHFAFEDEDFVRQGLEAFHEQSDWLIETANLDRDALTLHAANSFATMEVPEARLDMVRPGGLLYGDLPHYEQFKPVMSFRTRVASVNDYAQGSGVGYDNVRVLERDSLLANLPVGYSDGYRRVFSDAAFVLVNGERVPVMGRVSMNTTMVDVTDVEGVAPGDEVVLYGLQGDERITIGELEDLNSALLADLYTVWGNSNPKVLRPSDSE encoded by the coding sequence ATGAAATATCCACTAACCCTGTTAGCTGCCGCCGTTGCTGCCACTATCACCAGTACGAGTTATGCGGCGCCGCTGCTCAGTGACCAAGCATTGCTAGTTGATAGCCCAGAACACTTAAGTGCCAATGCCTGGGTGGAAATCTCGCAATCGGCTTTTGAAGGGAACGTTCGTGGTGTTCAGGAACTGCTTGGCGAAGAAGCGGATCTCTGCGCCATTATGAAGGCCGATGCTTATGGTCATGGCATTGCGAATTTAATGCCTTCTGTGATCGCGTTAGGTATTCCTTGTATTGGTGTGGCGAGTAACGAAGAAGCGCGGGTTGTTCGGGCGTCTGGTTTCGATGGGCGTTTAATGCGCGTACGCAGTGCAACACCAGAAGAAGTTCGCGGTGCATTTGATTACAGTATGGAAGAGCTATTCGGGGATATAACCGCCGCTCGGCAAGCATCCAGCGATGCAGCCGAGGCAGGGGTAACACTGCGCTATCATTTGGGCCTGAATGCCGGCGGTATGGGGCGTAACGGCATGGCGCTTGATAGTGAAGCAGGACGCCAGGAAGCGTTAGAGCTTCAAGACTTGGCATCGTTGGAGCTGGTGGGCATCATGACCCACTTCGCGTTTGAAGATGAAGATTTTGTTCGCCAAGGGCTAGAGGCGTTTCACGAGCAAAGTGATTGGTTAATCGAGACGGCTAACCTGGATCGAGATGCGCTAACGCTGCATGCCGCCAATTCATTTGCCACCATGGAAGTGCCTGAAGCACGCCTTGATATGGTGCGCCCAGGTGGCTTGCTGTATGGCGATCTACCTCATTATGAGCAGTTTAAACCGGTGATGTCGTTTCGCACGCGGGTAGCGTCGGTCAACGATTACGCGCAAGGCAGCGGAGTTGGTTACGATAACGTCAGGGTGTTGGAGCGCGATAGCCTACTGGCGAATTTGCCCGTCGGTTATTCTGACGGCTATCGGCGTGTTTTCAGTGACGCCGCATTTGTACTGGTCAACGGTGAGCGAGTGCCGGTCATGGGAAGAGTGTCGATGAACACGACCATGGTAGACGTGACGGATGTGGAGGGAGTGGCACCGGGTGATGAAGTCGTGCTTTACGGACTCCAGGGTGACGAGCGAATTACCATTGGTGAACTTGAAGACCTCAATAGTGCGTTACTCGCCGACCTTTACACGGTGTGGGGAAACTCAAATCCGAAGGTGTTGCGTCCAAGCGATAGCGAATAA
- a CDS encoding pyridoxamine 5'-phosphate oxidase family protein: MSSPEHKQKIWKMIKDIKVGMLVTLDNDVPRARPMHLVQDDYDGTLWFFTRRSAEKVFETESDHDVCLSFSDQEDGVYVSLSGKANLIDNRELIERYWNPFIAAWFPEGKDDPDVALLEVNVQMGEHWKAKESKAFQLYEITKANLKKDATPNLGENEKFGG, encoded by the coding sequence ATGTCCAGCCCGGAGCATAAGCAGAAAATCTGGAAGATGATTAAGGACATTAAGGTAGGTATGTTGGTAACGTTAGATAACGATGTACCACGAGCACGCCCCATGCATTTGGTTCAAGATGACTACGACGGAACGCTATGGTTTTTCACACGTCGTAGTGCCGAAAAGGTGTTTGAAACCGAAAGCGATCACGATGTATGCCTTAGCTTTTCCGATCAGGAAGATGGCGTTTATGTATCGCTTTCGGGTAAAGCTAACCTAATCGATAATCGCGAGCTGATTGAACGTTACTGGAACCCCTTTATTGCAGCGTGGTTCCCAGAGGGAAAAGATGACCCTGACGTAGCGCTACTAGAAGTTAACGTGCAGATGGGCGAGCACTGGAAGGCAAAAGAGAGCAAAGCCTTCCAGCTCTATGAAATAACCAAAGCCAATCTCAAAAAGGACGCTACCCCTAACCTGGGTGAAAATGAAAAATTCGGCGGCTAA
- a CDS encoding HNH endonuclease gives MPNYFYAYHGPKNGSEFCYHTGYGVSKESKQSQTRRGDFVFIIQKRPSVDCFQLCGVFKIVSHYYDEESARPYRMKLEDVSKLTTYIDLDEDKISRQLPQIKGDKRWSNFKRYFCRQGVSFQSSLNEAVVDLLNTLVLPRSSTIEDNEEKFNLEVERSLNSSEKARAFRLKKANKKPEKCVVAITTFKRNPDVVATVLLRAGGKCEACGNDAPFKKRKDNTPYLEVHHIVRLADNGDDTVENAIALCPNCHRKQHFG, from the coding sequence ATGCCAAACTATTTTTATGCATACCATGGTCCTAAAAATGGCAGTGAATTTTGCTACCACACTGGTTATGGTGTATCAAAAGAGAGCAAGCAGAGCCAAACAAGGCGTGGTGATTTTGTTTTTATAATCCAAAAAAGACCCAGCGTAGATTGCTTCCAATTATGTGGTGTTTTTAAGATAGTGAGTCACTATTATGATGAAGAAAGTGCTCGACCATATAGAATGAAGTTGGAAGACGTTTCAAAATTAACAACGTATATTGATCTTGATGAAGATAAAATAAGTAGGCAGCTGCCTCAGATTAAAGGCGATAAGCGGTGGTCTAATTTTAAAAGATATTTTTGTAGACAAGGCGTTTCATTTCAAAGCAGTCTAAATGAGGCTGTAGTGGATTTGCTGAATACTCTTGTTTTGCCTCGATCATCTACTATTGAAGATAACGAAGAAAAATTTAATCTTGAAGTTGAAAGATCTTTGAATTCATCTGAAAAAGCTAGAGCATTCAGGCTTAAAAAAGCTAATAAAAAGCCTGAGAAATGTGTTGTAGCAATCACTACGTTTAAACGCAATCCGGACGTAGTGGCAACTGTATTGCTACGAGCAGGAGGTAAATGTGAAGCCTGTGGAAATGATGCCCCTTTTAAAAAGCGAAAAGATAATACACCCTACCTGGAAGTTCATCACATAGTACGCCTAGCGGATAATGGCGACGACACTGTTGAAAATGCAATAGCACTTTGTCCCAACTGCCATCGCAAACAACATTTCGGATAA
- the ovoA gene encoding 5-histidylcysteine sulfoxide synthase: MTSPSSLSELPASTLPDLFPRTVMLAGSDPDATRREIEACFTATFDRYESLFTTLVSEESYIRKSIPLRHPLIFYLGHTATFFVNKLVLAKLLPTRIDPNMESIFAVGVDEMSWDDLNEDHYEWPSVDEVMAYRGKVRAAVLQLIRELPLSLPIGWDSPFWPIVMGIEHERIHLETSSVLIRQQLLHLVTPQKQWEPLRISGEPPENSLITVPGGEVTLGKDFDDAFYGWDNEYGHHKAEVDEFKASQFLVSNSEFLEFVEAGGYLSDEFWSEEGLGWRNFAKATHPTFWVWKNEWHLRLMTEEVEMPWDWPVEVNFHEAKAFCHWKSAQLGQPVRMPTEDEWHRLAEEAGVSELENDTPANANLHLDHGASSCPVTRFQHGQWFDVVGNVWQWVETPTYPFPGFDVHPLYDDFTTPTFDNQHNLIKGGSWISCGNETRLSARYAFRRHFFQHAGFRYVVSDAEVKMPSAYYESDARMAEYAEFHYGDEWFGVANFPQALANKALASMAGRQKARALDLGCASGRSSFELAREFEHVDGVDFSANFIRQGVEMAEQKVLRYTRVEEGELVSYQERTLASLGLEDSAERVSFHQGDACNLKPQFNHYDLVLAANLIDRLYKPSQFLQSIHERINAGGILMIASPYTWLEEYTPKEEWIGGFKRDGENVTTLEGLKELLEPHFRMISEPEKVPFVIRETMHKYQHSLSEVTLWERRS, encoded by the coding sequence ATGACTTCCCCAAGCTCCCTCTCCGAATTACCAGCATCGACATTACCTGACCTTTTTCCACGCACCGTGATGCTTGCAGGTAGCGATCCTGACGCAACGCGTAGAGAAATTGAGGCCTGCTTCACGGCGACCTTCGACCGCTACGAGTCGCTGTTTACCACCCTGGTCAGCGAAGAATCCTATATTCGCAAGTCAATCCCCTTACGGCATCCACTGATTTTTTACCTCGGGCATACCGCTACCTTCTTCGTCAACAAGCTGGTGCTAGCCAAACTGCTGCCTACGCGGATAGACCCGAATATGGAGTCTATTTTCGCTGTGGGCGTTGATGAAATGAGCTGGGATGACCTCAACGAGGATCACTACGAATGGCCGTCGGTGGATGAGGTCATGGCCTATCGTGGCAAGGTGCGCGCTGCCGTATTGCAGCTGATTCGTGAGTTGCCGCTTTCGCTTCCAATCGGTTGGGACAGCCCCTTCTGGCCGATTGTGATGGGCATCGAGCACGAGCGGATTCACTTGGAGACATCGTCGGTATTAATCCGTCAGCAGCTGCTCCACCTGGTCACTCCCCAGAAACAATGGGAGCCGCTGCGCATCAGCGGTGAGCCGCCGGAGAACAGCCTGATTACCGTGCCGGGGGGTGAAGTCACCCTGGGCAAGGATTTCGATGATGCCTTTTACGGCTGGGATAACGAGTACGGCCATCACAAGGCTGAAGTGGACGAATTCAAGGCCAGCCAGTTCCTGGTCAGCAACAGTGAATTTCTCGAATTTGTCGAAGCCGGTGGCTATCTGAGCGATGAATTCTGGTCAGAAGAGGGGTTGGGCTGGCGCAACTTTGCCAAGGCAACGCACCCGACCTTCTGGGTGTGGAAAAACGAGTGGCATCTGCGCCTGATGACCGAAGAAGTGGAAATGCCTTGGGATTGGCCGGTAGAAGTTAACTTTCACGAAGCCAAGGCGTTCTGTCACTGGAAGAGTGCACAGCTTGGCCAGCCGGTGCGCATGCCGACCGAAGATGAGTGGCACCGTCTGGCAGAGGAGGCCGGGGTTTCCGAGCTGGAAAACGATACCCCTGCCAATGCCAACCTGCACCTGGATCACGGCGCTTCTTCCTGCCCAGTAACCCGCTTCCAGCACGGCCAGTGGTTTGACGTGGTGGGTAACGTCTGGCAGTGGGTTGAGACGCCGACCTATCCGTTCCCGGGTTTTGATGTTCATCCGCTGTACGATGATTTCACTACGCCGACCTTTGATAACCAGCATAACCTGATCAAGGGTGGTTCGTGGATTTCATGTGGCAACGAAACGCGCCTCAGCGCCCGTTATGCGTTCCGCCGTCACTTCTTCCAGCACGCCGGTTTCCGCTACGTGGTGTCGGATGCAGAAGTCAAGATGCCCAGCGCCTACTATGAAAGCGATGCCCGCATGGCCGAGTACGCTGAGTTCCATTATGGCGATGAGTGGTTCGGGGTTGCCAACTTCCCACAGGCGCTAGCCAACAAGGCGTTGGCCAGCATGGCTGGTCGCCAGAAAGCTCGCGCCCTGGATCTGGGCTGTGCCAGCGGGCGTTCCAGCTTTGAGTTGGCCCGTGAGTTTGAACACGTGGATGGGGTAGATTTCTCGGCTAACTTTATCCGCCAGGGTGTGGAAATGGCCGAGCAGAAAGTGCTGCGCTATACCCGCGTAGAGGAAGGCGAGCTGGTCAGCTATCAGGAACGCACCCTGGCGAGCCTGGGGCTGGAAGATTCAGCCGAGCGCGTCAGCTTCCATCAGGGCGATGCCTGCAACCTTAAGCCGCAGTTCAACCACTATGATCTGGTGCTGGCCGCCAACCTGATTGATCGCCTGTACAAGCCGTCACAGTTTTTGCAGAGCATCCATGAGCGCATCAATGCCGGGGGCATTCTGATGATTGCCTCGCCCTATACCTGGCTTGAAGAGTACACGCCCAAGGAGGAGTGGATTGGCGGCTTCAAGCGCGACGGGGAGAATGTCACTACCCTGGAAGGCCTGAAGGAACTGCTTGAACCTCACTTCCGGATGATCAGCGAGCCTGAAAAGGTGCCCTTTGTGATCAGAGAGACCATGCATAAATATCAGCATAGCCTCTCGGAAGTGACTTTATGGGAGCGTCGCTCCTAG
- a CDS encoding vWA domain-containing protein, which translates to MQRILRDTQVMLGGTFESYQAKVALIHRHFPPSIGTMFALPRNGQGDTLEWWTELPGQPLRFDALTKEEQALLLERFEQRQKSLGHLADELVRRGEADAGESLRTLIGPADKQHLYSLNGEPVVIRWGAEMVNTAAPIVTPKPAPVVATPVAAPVSVKRQSFRPLLWLLPLLFLLVAAGLLYFLWPLEHYWNSGPDEEAVPYACREDEQGLPPEFVLIFDTSGSMNLNIEATQADEDWYFNMPQFRQMMLRDLGNERLLALEAGPSRLEIAKESVSRVINQLHSDIDAGLITYAGCGNPVEQGIFSLEQRTQLINGIQSLHAYDGTPLAQSLVAAAGLVDGRERDATIIAFVDGVDGCGQNQCQIAAEIAQNQPRLTINVVDVTQGGLSNCLAEHTGGQVFSSQNAAEISGMLEKASAQLLDASHCE; encoded by the coding sequence ATGCAACGAATCCTGCGTGATACTCAGGTGATGCTAGGTGGTACCTTTGAAAGCTATCAGGCCAAGGTCGCGCTTATTCACCGCCATTTTCCCCCTAGTATTGGCACTATGTTCGCCTTACCTCGTAACGGCCAGGGCGATACGCTGGAATGGTGGACAGAACTGCCAGGGCAGCCGCTAAGGTTTGATGCGTTAACAAAAGAGGAACAAGCTCTTTTGTTGGAACGTTTCGAGCAACGCCAAAAAAGTCTAGGGCATTTGGCTGATGAGTTGGTAAGACGCGGGGAGGCAGACGCAGGTGAGAGCTTGCGAACACTGATTGGCCCCGCTGACAAGCAGCATCTGTATAGCCTTAATGGCGAACCCGTAGTGATTCGTTGGGGAGCGGAAATGGTTAACACCGCCGCTCCCATTGTTACCCCTAAGCCTGCTCCCGTGGTGGCGACCCCCGTCGCTGCTCCTGTGAGTGTTAAGCGTCAGTCATTTAGGCCGCTGCTTTGGTTGTTGCCGCTGCTTTTTTTGCTGGTTGCCGCAGGGTTGCTTTATTTCCTTTGGCCGCTTGAGCATTACTGGAATAGTGGGCCTGACGAAGAAGCTGTGCCCTACGCCTGCCGCGAAGATGAGCAGGGCTTACCGCCGGAGTTCGTGCTGATTTTTGACACCTCCGGTTCCATGAATCTCAATATTGAAGCGACTCAAGCGGACGAAGATTGGTATTTCAACATGCCTCAGTTTCGTCAGATGATGCTGCGTGATCTCGGTAATGAACGTCTTTTGGCATTAGAGGCCGGGCCTTCTCGTTTAGAGATAGCCAAGGAGTCGGTTTCTCGTGTTATTAATCAGCTTCATTCTGATATTGATGCTGGGCTAATTACCTATGCGGGCTGTGGTAACCCAGTCGAGCAAGGCATTTTTAGCCTAGAGCAGCGAACGCAATTGATTAACGGTATCCAGTCCCTGCACGCTTATGATGGTACTCCTCTTGCGCAAAGCTTGGTCGCTGCGGCGGGGTTAGTTGATGGTCGAGAGCGGGATGCGACCATTATCGCTTTTGTTGATGGTGTTGACGGTTGTGGACAAAATCAGTGTCAAATAGCAGCAGAAATTGCCCAAAACCAGCCACGGCTTACAATTAATGTTGTCGATGTCACTCAAGGCGGCTTATCCAACTGTTTAGCAGAGCACACAGGTGGCCAAGTGTTCAGCTCACAGAATGCCGCTGAGATTAGCGGTATGTTGGAAAAAGCCAGCGCTCAGCTGCTTGATGCCAGCCATTGTGAATAA
- a CDS encoding CAP domain-containing protein has protein sequence MTLMLVGITSAWAGDGPTPNAPDKECGLSTQQQEMLALVNEARSQARQCGDQQFAATEPLTWNCKLARASQLHAEDMAENDYVSHTSPDGSGIEQRINNQGYPWQAVGENIAAGQLSAAAVVEGWLESPGHCSNIMNATFTEIGMASAQNADSQFTTYWAQALGNAR, from the coding sequence ATGACACTGATGCTAGTGGGCATCACCAGCGCATGGGCTGGTGATGGCCCTACCCCTAACGCACCCGATAAAGAGTGTGGACTTTCTACTCAGCAACAGGAAATGCTGGCGTTAGTTAACGAAGCACGCAGCCAAGCCCGACAGTGCGGCGATCAACAGTTTGCAGCAACAGAACCGCTGACCTGGAACTGTAAGCTTGCAAGGGCTTCTCAACTACACGCCGAAGATATGGCAGAGAATGACTACGTTAGCCATACGTCTCCTGACGGTTCGGGTATAGAGCAGCGCATTAACAATCAGGGCTACCCATGGCAAGCGGTGGGTGAAAACATTGCAGCTGGTCAATTATCGGCTGCCGCCGTGGTAGAAGGCTGGCTAGAAAGCCCCGGCCATTGCAGCAACATTATGAACGCCACGTTCACAGAAATCGGCATGGCAAGTGCTCAGAATGCTGACTCACAGTTCACCACCTACTGGGCCCAGGCTTTAGGGAATGCCCGCTAG
- a CDS encoding CreA family protein yields the protein MRFLKPVAITSLVMMFSIPISLLAQDAHIGSVRTEFRLIGPNSTIEVERFDDPKVQGISCYLSYSQVGGISGAVGLAEEASEASVACRQTGEVIFDPDEVDEQEVVFNQRRSALFKNMRVVRMHDIETETFVYLTYSTKLVDGSPKNAISAVHYGGF from the coding sequence ATGCGTTTTCTAAAACCTGTTGCCATTACATCACTGGTTATGATGTTTTCAATTCCCATTTCACTATTGGCGCAGGATGCGCATATTGGCAGCGTGCGAACAGAGTTCAGGTTGATTGGCCCGAACAGTACCATTGAAGTAGAGCGTTTCGATGACCCAAAAGTACAAGGTATTTCCTGTTATCTCTCTTACTCTCAGGTAGGAGGGATTTCCGGCGCAGTGGGTTTGGCAGAAGAAGCCAGTGAAGCGAGTGTTGCCTGTCGGCAAACGGGGGAGGTGATTTTTGACCCTGATGAAGTCGATGAGCAAGAAGTGGTTTTTAATCAGCGCCGCTCGGCTCTTTTCAAAAATATGCGTGTGGTACGTATGCACGATATTGAAACTGAAACCTTTGTGTACTTGACCTACAGCACCAAGCTTGTTGACGGATCGCCAAAGAATGCGATTTCAGCAGTTCACTATGGCGGGTTTTAG
- a CDS encoding sensor domain-containing diguanylate cyclase, with product MLAIQPTDYSAQLSLSSPLPDFIRQNLEGCASLPTLPSVAMNVLATARSPHANVKAYADAIENDPVLTTRLLALANSAYYARSAPPISSCQEAVACIGLDTTLAATLSFSLFRQKGANAYLQRVWSRSLIAAIASRYLADHLCRSKKGFVFTAALLQDIGVLALESLYPDEMESVYETPMVFHPELSHNEQVLFGCDHAVVGAWLAAKWGVPTTIAEAIQTSHLDFSATSAEQLCIRLSGHIADAWLSPAPAQALVTLMRKLEGHQLVEHIELEELLNNIETQLPSLANILDITAPTQRDNEALLAEAQQLLFEQTLDLRARLDQQQKELAQLLERQNDLESRSRTDSLTGIANRGWLEEQLDKRFQKCREDDGALSIIFIDIDHFKTINDQFGHAAGDRVLVSFAKLLNASVRDGDLAGRYGGEEFMAILPGENANGARKFAQRVAYRLQKQPMAWCEDRPIYVTVSIGIACLEDGGFASAPELVNAADQSMYFIKHNGRSGIAVYGR from the coding sequence ATGCTGGCTATTCAACCAACCGACTACAGTGCTCAACTATCGCTTAGCTCTCCACTACCGGACTTTATCCGACAAAATCTCGAAGGCTGTGCATCACTGCCTACACTCCCTTCTGTCGCTATGAATGTTCTCGCCACTGCAAGATCTCCACATGCTAATGTCAAAGCCTACGCGGATGCTATTGAGAACGATCCGGTTCTCACTACACGCCTGTTGGCGTTAGCAAATAGTGCCTACTATGCACGCAGCGCTCCGCCCATCAGTAGCTGCCAAGAAGCGGTGGCTTGTATTGGGCTAGACACTACCTTAGCAGCCACCCTTAGCTTCAGCCTATTTCGTCAGAAAGGGGCAAATGCATATCTACAAAGAGTTTGGAGTCGCTCGCTCATTGCTGCCATCGCCTCACGTTATCTTGCGGATCACTTGTGCCGATCAAAAAAAGGGTTCGTTTTCACAGCTGCCCTTTTGCAAGATATTGGGGTGTTAGCCCTAGAGTCTCTTTATCCAGATGAAATGGAGAGTGTCTATGAAACGCCGATGGTCTTTCATCCTGAGCTGAGTCATAACGAGCAAGTGCTATTCGGTTGTGATCATGCCGTTGTGGGTGCTTGGCTTGCGGCCAAATGGGGAGTCCCCACTACCATTGCAGAAGCTATTCAGACAAGTCACCTAGACTTCTCCGCGACATCAGCGGAGCAATTATGCATCCGGCTATCTGGGCATATTGCTGATGCTTGGCTCTCACCAGCGCCAGCACAAGCGCTGGTAACCCTGATGAGAAAATTGGAAGGCCACCAGTTAGTAGAGCATATAGAACTGGAAGAGCTTCTGAACAATATTGAGACACAGCTTCCCAGCCTAGCCAATATTCTCGATATTACAGCCCCTACCCAGCGCGATAATGAAGCGCTACTGGCAGAGGCTCAGCAACTTTTGTTTGAGCAAACCCTAGATTTGAGAGCACGCTTAGATCAACAGCAAAAAGAACTGGCCCAACTCCTTGAGCGACAAAACGATCTAGAGTCACGGAGCCGCACCGACTCACTTACAGGAATCGCCAATCGGGGATGGTTAGAGGAGCAGTTAGATAAGCGGTTTCAGAAATGCCGGGAAGATGATGGTGCGCTTTCAATCATATTTATAGATATTGATCACTTTAAAACCATCAATGATCAGTTTGGTCACGCTGCCGGAGATAGGGTGCTGGTGAGTTTTGCTAAGCTTCTCAATGCAAGTGTTCGCGATGGCGACCTTGCAGGCCGTTACGGCGGTGAAGAGTTTATGGCTATATTACCCGGAGAAAACGCAAACGGAGCCAGAAAATTTGCCCAACGTGTTGCCTATCGGCTTCAAAAACAACCAATGGCATGGTGTGAAGACCGTCCAATTTATGTGACTGTCTCTATCGGTATTGCCTGTCTAGAAGATGGAGGGTTTGCCAGTGCGCCTGAGCTCGTTAATGCCGCTGACCAAAGCATGTACTTTATTAAACATAATGGTCGTAGTGGTATTGCCGTATACGGACGTTAA
- a CDS encoding ADP-ribosylglycohydrolase family protein: MTNATLMTNTALSRARAALKNLFIGDALAMPVHWFYNVHDIDRAFPDGITTFEAPPEFHPSSIMSMHSTSSGGRKRSGSPQPEIVGDVILKGKQGYWNRPNVHYHQGMQPGDNTLNAHCALTLMHSMAETDQHYDSDAFLEAYIQLMTAETPAHPDTYAESYHRGFFANLEKGLSPKQCGAVTHDTPSIGGLVTIAPLVIGERLKGTSLADTRKLCRQHLALTHPDTFLADVCDAYVALIDNLLFRDTDDHIEEALLNATRSLAKRELTTLVKSQHSEREVIGGVLSTACYITDAWPAVLYLACKHHDNPMKALQINAEVGGDNVHRGAVLGVLLGLINAEAADEVLYARLTEQASINRAIESLVG, from the coding sequence ATGACAAATGCCACGTTAATGACAAATACCGCGTTATCAAGAGCACGCGCTGCACTCAAGAACCTGTTTATTGGCGATGCATTAGCCATGCCCGTCCACTGGTTCTACAACGTTCACGATATTGACCGTGCCTTTCCAGACGGCATCACCACCTTTGAAGCGCCGCCTGAGTTTCACCCATCGTCGATCATGTCGATGCACTCCACCAGCAGCGGCGGCCGCAAGCGCTCCGGCAGCCCGCAGCCCGAGATCGTCGGCGACGTTATACTCAAGGGCAAACAGGGCTACTGGAATCGCCCGAATGTTCACTATCATCAGGGCATGCAGCCCGGTGACAACACCCTGAATGCCCACTGTGCGTTAACCCTGATGCATAGCATGGCAGAAACTGATCAGCATTATGACAGCGACGCCTTTCTTGAAGCTTACATCCAGCTGATGACCGCCGAAACGCCCGCCCACCCGGATACCTACGCGGAATCCTACCATCGCGGTTTTTTTGCCAACCTGGAAAAAGGTTTGTCGCCCAAGCAATGTGGCGCCGTGACCCACGACACCCCGTCGATTGGCGGGCTGGTGACCATAGCGCCGCTGGTCATTGGTGAACGCTTGAAAGGCACCTCATTAGCGGATACCCGCAAACTTTGCCGTCAGCATCTCGCCCTGACCCACCCGGACACCTTCTTGGCGGACGTGTGTGATGCCTATGTGGCGCTGATCGATAACCTGCTGTTCAGAGATACGGACGACCACATAGAGGAAGCGCTGCTTAACGCCACCCGCAGCCTGGCAAAGCGTGAACTGACTACTCTGGTAAAAAGCCAGCATAGCGAGCGAGAAGTGATTGGTGGGGTGCTATCAACGGCCTGCTATATCACCGATGCCTGGCCAGCCGTGCTCTATCTGGCATGCAAACACCACGATAACCCGATGAAAGCCTTGCAGATCAATGCTGAAGTGGGCGGTGACAACGTTCACAGAGGGGCCGTGCTGGGGGTCTTGCTAGGGTTGATCAACGCTGAAGCGGCTGATGAAGTGTTATATGCCCGATTAACCGAACAGGCGTCGATTAACCGGGCGATTGAATCCTTAGTAGGCTAA
- a CDS encoding GlxA family transcriptional regulator, whose product MRLHYSGPLPERVGFLLLPRFSMMAFFSAVEPLRIANRISGQTLFEWTLFSRDGEPVTASNGMTLLADQPMGGGFDLPSLAVCSGFEPEDHLDRALISWLHRLDQSGCALGGLDTGGFILAAAQLLKGERITLHWESLPVFRERFPTIETSDELFEIGERRFSCAGGAAAMDMALAVIARRHGSKLAVDVSEQLIHERLRSRSDQQRMSLAQRLGTHNRRLVEAVALMERHLEEPLAMAEIAHRSGVSSRQLQRLFEQYLNVSPRQWYQQLRLHRAHRLLNETDMSVLAIGVACGFSSSSSFARAFRGHFGCSPIEARQQAGN is encoded by the coding sequence TTGCGCCTGCACTATTCTGGTCCACTGCCTGAGCGCGTCGGTTTTTTATTGCTACCGCGCTTTTCAATGATGGCGTTTTTTTCTGCGGTGGAACCGTTACGAATTGCTAATCGTATTAGTGGTCAAACCTTGTTTGAGTGGACGCTATTTAGCCGTGATGGTGAGCCTGTTACCGCAAGCAATGGCATGACGCTATTAGCCGATCAGCCGATGGGGGGTGGTTTTGATTTGCCCTCGTTGGCGGTGTGTAGCGGTTTTGAGCCTGAGGACCATTTAGACCGGGCGCTCATTTCATGGCTGCACCGGCTTGATCAATCCGGTTGTGCCCTAGGTGGGTTGGACACCGGAGGCTTTATCTTAGCTGCTGCTCAACTATTGAAGGGAGAGAGGATCACCTTGCACTGGGAGAGCTTGCCGGTCTTCCGTGAGCGTTTTCCTACGATTGAAACGTCCGACGAATTATTTGAGATCGGGGAGCGGCGTTTTTCCTGTGCGGGCGGTGCCGCCGCCATGGATATGGCCTTAGCAGTAATCGCTAGACGGCATGGTTCCAAGCTGGCGGTCGATGTTTCTGAACAACTTATTCATGAGCGTTTACGCAGCCGCAGCGACCAACAGCGGATGTCGTTAGCGCAGCGGTTAGGTACCCATAACCGGCGTTTAGTGGAAGCCGTTGCATTAATGGAGAGACATTTAGAAGAGCCTCTTGCAATGGCCGAGATTGCCCACCGAAGCGGTGTGTCATCTCGTCAATTGCAGCGACTTTTTGAACAGTACCTAAACGTGTCGCCGCGTCAGTGGTATCAGCAACTTCGCCTTCATCGTGCTCATCGCTTGTTAAATGAAACTGATATGAGTGTTCTTGCCATAGGGGTAGCCTGCGGTTTTAGTTCTAGTTCAAGCTTTGCCAGGGCGTTCCGCGGTCACTTCGGCTGCTCACCGATAGAAGCACGCCAACAGGCCGGTAACTGA